The Armatimonadota bacterium genome contains a region encoding:
- a CDS encoding chemotaxis protein CheX: MKVEYVTPFVAGAMSVLEMLLSSKPERGALGARPQIFTTQQINVVCGVTGMIEGQVIYGMSVQTADKIAGLMIGQAITTFDALAASAIAEMGNMISGNSMTQLASTGYTCDITPPTIIRGSNVRILTANIPALVIPITIANIGEIEINVSLQERKARAAA, translated from the coding sequence ATGAAAGTCGAATACGTAACTCCTTTTGTCGCTGGAGCCATGTCGGTTCTAGAAATGCTGCTCTCGTCTAAGCCAGAGAGAGGAGCATTGGGCGCGCGTCCACAGATCTTTACCACGCAGCAGATCAATGTTGTCTGCGGCGTGACCGGCATGATCGAAGGTCAAGTTATCTACGGAATGAGCGTTCAAACCGCAGATAAGATCGCAGGACTCATGATTGGTCAAGCAATCACCACTTTTGATGCCCTGGCGGCATCGGCGATTGCGGAAATGGGCAATATGATCAGCGGCAATTCGATGACCCAGCTGGCGTCAACGGGTTACACATGCGACATTACTCCGCCGACAATCATCCGCGGATCAAATGTGCGGATTCTCACCGCAAATATCCCCGCCTTGGTGATTCCGATAACCATTGCTAACATTGGCGAAATCGAAATCAACGTCAGCTTGCAAGAGCGAAAAGCTCGCGCCGCTGCCTAA
- a CDS encoding chemotaxis protein CheD: MAEIAVRKGPALYSCLGLGSCIGLALFDSASEVSGMIHIMLPGKFPNRPVDKVGKFADTGIEEILKMMEGLGANTSRLTCAYAGGAQVFKFGSGNTDTKLEVGARNADAVEKILASLRIRTVAKDIGGTVGRTVNYNASTGEITVRSVTTGEKPLCKLR, from the coding sequence ATGGCCGAAATTGCAGTCCGGAAAGGGCCCGCGCTCTATTCGTGCCTCGGCCTCGGAAGTTGCATTGGTCTTGCGCTATTTGACTCTGCATCAGAAGTCAGCGGAATGATTCACATTATGCTGCCGGGCAAGTTTCCGAACAGGCCGGTGGACAAGGTTGGAAAATTTGCCGACACCGGGATCGAAGAGATTCTCAAGATGATGGAGGGCCTAGGAGCGAACACCAGTCGGCTCACTTGTGCTTACGCAGGAGGCGCCCAAGTATTCAAGTTTGGCAGCGGAAACACCGACACTAAACTTGAAGTGGGTGCGCGAAACGCGGACGCGGTAGAGAAGATTTTGGCTTCGCTTCGAATTCGGACAGTAGCCAAAGATATCGGTGGCACGGTTGGTAGAACCGTGAACTACAACGCGTCAACGGGCGAGATCACCGTGCGATCGGTGACGACAGGGGAGAAACCATTATGCAAACTCCGATGA
- a CDS encoding caspase family protein yields the protein MKFAHSVTSIIALGSLLPIWGQAAVLQAPSDEPKVRLMPQISDTILADIEESADGTRLITHDRKYAPRLWDAKSMRLLRILGGAKSLIPIVRFSSDGKSILTMSRTEVRIWDSLKANLKWELKVPEGDEYYSAIISKDNRYIVAGTDKGMVYMVDTSKSNQVTNLKQNSAAVVSLDISAKGILAAGCSDGSTTLYDLKTSKVVTTLKGNTGQVKWATFSKDGAVLLTTGSRNGVIAWNGQTGEKLYEKPHAVGNRTTSLITYMGSPFVLEGDTGMLYGDDTGLMHICNAKTGVELGQLQGHTKRIREIRVSADGKLVGTYADDETLRFWDVAKFKEIPFKRPEYSPTAGSFTPDSKAFWFGFMNGIIRRYSIPEGKILAERRGSVNPITRVSFAGKDRILLIGPETYSAPMIGDLGETKFLRVFEEGSETAKQELAGATYSSNGRFMALKSAPNSAGYSTLMTADWFLNQILFKLDEPIIKTAEFIGDSNFVFLTLDEGACAILDLDAGKFIQSWQWEFANPIRGAVSSNGITGAHFGVMGGEFGTWDVTTGKGETTFDIEGFESIDYAGISDDATLVAGASKAGKIGIWNTKTGKVVISKEITISAAACDLKISKDNSTLFITALDKVTILRLSDLSVLREAETKPTGFIQVRQGRISPAGDKVVTFDENEGTVWNAKDGSKLCSFETIDTIDQATFSPNGQKLITVDRSDGVVIWDLQNVPQSGQASQLGKIVQMRDGSVLVMDLKGRYDATDPSDVTGALYVINWEGGLETVDVAQFKSMFWDPGLLEKLLGMSKEPLRQVPNLDSLRLYPSSKLSLSSKGEVSISLQERDNGGIGSCVVLLNGREIIQKDGVGYFSFKVDEFKQFLLPETQLPPGQGNIVSVKVSNADGTLTSLPNPIDIGIPSGLSVPQVKLYALFCGAGDYAGSAKDLKAPPSDAIKLAGAVTKLADGLLKDRVDVSVLATSEGFQPPTRSNIISWFESVSKKANSGDIILVFMAGHGLDKLGSRVGYYFLTAECDPATVTEASLPSVSISAEDLRLELSKISANKQILILDTCHSGAAAGSLIGDDRSVSGDYQRAWESLKDSTGTWMLAGAAANQLSYESSNVEHGMLTYSLLEAIDKGTGEGLRQTPSGEMFLDVERWLNYAANRVESLKNEVGLTGVQKPEFKRSKTGKSFDIGVLEPADRGFIGLKPPMPIVIVGPFEQEQEDPLNFEDFIRTSMKDSVGVKAWFDVTKHPNVYRMSGEYTVTGPDIAIKVFVQRIDSNGQRKTVSTFEVKGNVQNLDKLANEIRSGISLRVKQLELARLQPTPEQ from the coding sequence ATGAAATTCGCGCATTCGGTCACTTCGATCATAGCGCTAGGCAGTCTGCTCCCGATTTGGGGGCAGGCTGCTGTTTTACAGGCGCCATCCGACGAGCCCAAAGTTCGCCTCATGCCTCAGATTTCCGACACGATTTTGGCGGACATCGAGGAATCTGCGGACGGGACGCGTTTGATTACTCACGATCGAAAGTACGCCCCTCGACTTTGGGATGCAAAGTCGATGAGGTTGCTGCGAATTTTAGGCGGTGCAAAGTCGCTCATTCCCATAGTCAGATTCTCCAGTGACGGGAAGTCTATCTTGACAATGAGTCGCACGGAAGTTCGAATTTGGGATTCCCTTAAGGCGAATTTGAAATGGGAACTGAAGGTCCCCGAAGGCGACGAATACTACTCTGCAATCATCAGCAAAGATAACAGATACATTGTTGCGGGGACGGATAAGGGAATGGTCTACATGGTGGACACTTCCAAATCCAACCAAGTTACGAATCTTAAACAGAATTCGGCCGCTGTTGTTAGCTTGGACATTTCTGCTAAGGGCATTTTGGCTGCTGGATGCTCCGACGGTTCGACGACGCTTTATGATCTAAAGACTAGCAAAGTAGTCACAACGTTAAAGGGCAACACTGGGCAAGTTAAGTGGGCAACCTTTAGCAAAGACGGCGCTGTATTGTTGACGACTGGGAGTCGAAATGGAGTGATCGCTTGGAATGGGCAAACCGGCGAAAAGCTATACGAAAAGCCTCACGCTGTGGGCAATAGAACGACAAGTTTGATTACCTACATGGGCTCGCCATTTGTGCTCGAAGGAGACACGGGAATGCTCTATGGCGACGACACCGGGTTGATGCACATTTGCAATGCCAAAACGGGCGTTGAGCTCGGCCAGTTGCAAGGCCACACAAAGAGGATTCGTGAAATTCGTGTGTCCGCTGATGGCAAGTTAGTCGGCACCTATGCGGATGACGAAACATTGCGTTTTTGGGACGTCGCGAAGTTTAAAGAAATACCATTTAAGAGACCCGAATATTCTCCTACTGCAGGTTCCTTCACCCCGGATTCAAAGGCGTTTTGGTTTGGATTTATGAATGGAATCATTCGACGCTATTCCATTCCTGAAGGCAAGATCCTCGCCGAACGAAGAGGTTCCGTCAACCCGATCACTCGAGTGAGTTTTGCGGGCAAGGACCGAATTCTTTTGATCGGTCCAGAAACCTATAGCGCGCCAATGATCGGCGATCTCGGCGAAACAAAATTTCTTCGCGTTTTTGAAGAGGGTAGTGAAACAGCAAAACAAGAACTTGCAGGTGCCACCTATTCTTCGAATGGCCGTTTTATGGCTTTGAAATCGGCTCCAAACTCAGCGGGATATTCGACATTGATGACGGCGGATTGGTTTTTGAACCAAATCCTGTTCAAACTAGATGAGCCGATCATCAAAACGGCCGAGTTCATTGGAGATTCGAATTTCGTGTTTTTGACATTGGACGAGGGTGCATGCGCGATCCTCGACCTCGATGCGGGCAAGTTCATTCAGAGTTGGCAGTGGGAATTTGCCAATCCAATTCGCGGCGCAGTCTCATCGAACGGAATCACCGGAGCGCATTTTGGGGTGATGGGCGGCGAATTCGGCACCTGGGATGTCACCACCGGAAAGGGTGAAACCACCTTTGATATCGAAGGATTTGAGTCAATCGACTATGCTGGGATCAGCGATGATGCAACATTGGTCGCGGGTGCAAGCAAAGCGGGCAAGATCGGAATTTGGAACACCAAAACCGGCAAGGTCGTGATCTCAAAGGAGATCACGATTTCAGCAGCGGCTTGCGATCTAAAAATTTCAAAAGACAATAGCACTCTCTTTATCACCGCGCTGGACAAAGTGACCATTCTCAGACTCTCCGACCTCAGTGTTTTGCGAGAAGCTGAGACAAAGCCGACCGGTTTCATTCAGGTTCGGCAGGGTCGAATCAGCCCTGCTGGGGACAAAGTCGTCACGTTTGATGAAAACGAGGGGACAGTTTGGAATGCAAAAGATGGTTCAAAACTCTGCAGTTTTGAAACCATTGACACCATCGACCAAGCCACATTTTCACCAAATGGTCAAAAGTTGATTACGGTCGATCGGAGCGACGGAGTGGTGATTTGGGACCTCCAGAACGTGCCACAAAGTGGGCAGGCCAGCCAGCTCGGGAAGATTGTGCAGATGCGAGATGGCTCGGTTTTGGTGATGGACCTGAAAGGTCGATACGATGCAACTGACCCAAGCGACGTGACGGGCGCATTGTACGTGATCAATTGGGAAGGCGGGCTAGAGACCGTCGACGTGGCGCAATTCAAGAGCATGTTCTGGGATCCAGGCCTACTCGAAAAGCTCCTCGGAATGTCGAAGGAGCCGTTGCGCCAAGTTCCAAACCTCGATTCACTACGGTTGTACCCTTCTTCAAAGCTCAGTCTGAGTTCCAAAGGGGAAGTCAGCATCAGCCTGCAAGAACGCGATAATGGCGGCATCGGCTCGTGCGTTGTTTTGTTGAATGGCCGCGAAATCATTCAGAAAGATGGCGTCGGATATTTCTCTTTCAAGGTGGATGAATTCAAGCAGTTTCTTTTGCCCGAGACTCAACTTCCTCCAGGACAGGGCAACATCGTCTCGGTGAAAGTCAGCAATGCAGACGGGACCCTGACCAGTCTGCCAAACCCCATTGATATCGGAATTCCATCCGGGCTTTCTGTTCCGCAAGTCAAGTTGTACGCCCTCTTTTGCGGCGCGGGAGATTACGCTGGTTCAGCAAAAGACCTCAAAGCTCCTCCGAGCGACGCGATCAAGTTGGCTGGCGCAGTGACCAAGCTGGCCGATGGACTGCTGAAGGACCGAGTCGACGTGAGCGTTTTGGCAACTTCCGAAGGGTTCCAGCCGCCCACGCGCTCAAACATCATCAGCTGGTTTGAATCCGTCTCGAAGAAGGCAAATTCTGGCGACATCATTCTGGTGTTCATGGCCGGGCACGGTTTGGATAAGCTCGGATCGCGTGTAGGTTATTACTTCCTGACTGCTGAGTGCGACCCCGCAACCGTTACCGAGGCATCGTTGCCGAGCGTTTCGATCAGTGCAGAAGACCTCCGGCTCGAGCTTTCGAAGATCTCTGCGAACAAGCAAATTCTGATTCTCGATACGTGCCACAGTGGCGCGGCTGCCGGAAGTTTGATCGGCGATGACAGATCGGTTAGCGGTGATTACCAGCGTGCTTGGGAATCCCTAAAAGACTCCACAGGCACATGGATGCTGGCCGGGGCAGCAGCGAATCAGCTGAGCTACGAATCTTCGAACGTGGAGCACGGCATGCTTACTTACTCGTTGCTTGAGGCGATCGACAAAGGCACAGGCGAGGGCCTGCGACAGACTCCGAGCGGTGAGATGTTCTTGGACGTCGAACGGTGGCTCAACTATGCGGCCAACCGGGTGGAATCCCTCAAGAATGAAGTTGGATTAACCGGAGTGCAAAAGCCAGAATTCAAGCGGTCCAAGACCGGAAAGTCGTTCGATATCGGAGTGCTAGAACCGGCTGATCGAGGCTTCATCGGGCTGAAGCCGCCAATGCCAATCGTGATCGTTGGGCCGTTTGAGCAGGAACAAGAAGATCCACTTAACTTTGAGGACTTTATCCGGACATCGATGAAGGATTCGGTAGGGGTCAAGGCTTGGTTCGACGTGACCAAGCATCCAAACGTGTACCGAATGTCGGGTGAATACACCGTGACTGGTCCAGACATCGCGATCAAAGTGTTCGTCCAAAGGATCGACTCGAACGGTCAGCGCAAGACGGTGTCGACTTTCGAAGTTAAAGGAAATGTCCAGAATCTGGATAAGTTGGCGAACGAGATTCGAAGCGGAATTTCGCTGCGCGTCAAGCAGCTTGAACTCGCGCGATTACAACCGACTCCAGAGCAGTAA
- a CDS encoding HDOD domain-containing protein, with translation MNSPSESPRFSMQAILRQTTELPSIPVAALRVVRLTDGSDATAKSVAEAISLDQSLAARVLRLANSAFFGLPRQVKSIQDAVVLLGYRTVRNIALVAGTYKWMKEPLPGYELQPKDLLHHSMAVAVGGQMIAKKSGGDPDSTFIAGLLADIGKFALSQIIDGKISLLVSLGLQAGMTFNEVEKKVIGHTHGDVSAHLCEHWNLPEEIVTGIRYHHNPSDSVKPTAIGDCIHIGDFLAMSVGCGIGGDGLLYQFDDEALRRRGLSAEDLDALIDEFVIAYERCEAIFEELHEK, from the coding sequence ATGAACAGCCCAAGCGAATCGCCTCGATTCTCGATGCAAGCGATTCTTCGCCAAACCACAGAATTGCCTTCAATTCCAGTGGCCGCACTCAGGGTTGTGCGCCTGACGGACGGATCCGACGCCACAGCGAAATCGGTTGCAGAGGCGATCTCTTTGGATCAATCTTTGGCGGCCAGAGTTCTTCGATTGGCCAATAGCGCATTCTTCGGTTTGCCGCGACAAGTCAAGAGCATTCAAGACGCTGTCGTCCTTTTGGGATATCGCACGGTGCGCAACATCGCGCTCGTAGCCGGAACCTATAAGTGGATGAAGGAACCACTGCCAGGCTACGAATTGCAGCCAAAAGACCTTCTGCATCACTCGATGGCTGTTGCCGTCGGCGGCCAGATGATCGCAAAGAAGTCAGGCGGCGATCCGGATTCAACCTTCATCGCTGGATTGCTCGCGGACATCGGAAAGTTCGCACTCAGCCAAATCATTGACGGCAAGATTTCACTGCTTGTCAGCCTAGGATTGCAGGCTGGGATGACCTTCAACGAAGTCGAGAAAAAGGTGATCGGACACACGCACGGCGATGTCAGTGCGCATCTTTGCGAGCACTGGAATCTGCCCGAAGAAATCGTCACCGGAATTCGATATCACCACAATCCGAGCGACTCGGTCAAGCCGACCGCGATCGGTGATTGCATCCACATTGGCGACTTCTTAGCGATGTCGGTCGGATGCGGGATTGGTGGAGACGGACTACTTTATCAATTTGACGATGAAGCGTTGCGGCGGCGGGGACTTTCTGCCGAAGATTTAGATGCGCTAATTGACGAATTTGTGATCGCCTACGAACGATGTGAAGCGATCTTTGAGGAACTGCACGAGAAATGA
- a CDS encoding response regulator, producing the protein MAKRILITDDALFMRVTLKKILTENGYEVVGEAQNGAEAIDLYKRLNPDIVTMDITMPEMDGLAALKGIKEHDPNAKVVMCSAMGQKNMVVEAIQAGAKDFIVKPFQAERVLEAMGKLAA; encoded by the coding sequence ATGGCGAAACGCATCTTAATTACTGACGACGCATTGTTTATGCGAGTCACGCTCAAGAAGATTCTCACCGAGAATGGCTATGAAGTTGTTGGGGAAGCTCAGAACGGCGCGGAAGCGATCGATCTTTACAAGCGATTGAACCCAGACATCGTGACAATGGACATCACCATGCCCGAAATGGACGGTTTGGCCGCTCTCAAGGGCATCAAAGAACATGATCCAAATGCGAAAGTCGTCATGTGCTCCGCAATGGGCCAAAAGAACATGGTTGTCGAAGCAATTCAAGCTGGAGCAAAGGACTTTATCGTGAAGCCATTCCAAGCCGAACGTGTGCTTGAAGCAATGGGCAAGCTAGCCGCTTAA
- a CDS encoding chemotaxis response regulator protein-glutamate methylesterase: MSQKVLVVDDSPFIRRIISDWIKGENDLEFVGSASNGREAVEMAARLKPDVITLDVEMPVMDGLTALRQIMKDCPTAVIMVSSVTSQGASATISALEAGALDFVTKPEGSTSIKVISCKAELLQKIRASKGAKLGAGPSLKLVKSAAPVIRTTTDKVVVIASSTGGPKALTALWHTLPKGFPAPILIVQHMPQGFTESFAKRLDSIGTVPCKEAKAGDHIVPGLALLAPGGWHMTVGKNGHIELNDKPILHGTRPAADYLFDSALQHFGGKRLVGAVLTGMGKDGAAGAAGIVAAGGKVFGENEASCTIYGMPKAALQAGGITREMPIEEIGKALTEALEGRIANAS, from the coding sequence ATGAGCCAAAAAGTACTTGTTGTTGACGATTCACCGTTCATCCGGAGAATCATTTCAGACTGGATCAAGGGAGAGAACGATCTTGAGTTTGTCGGTTCAGCGTCTAACGGTCGAGAGGCCGTCGAGATGGCCGCCCGGCTAAAGCCAGACGTGATCACATTGGACGTTGAGATGCCAGTGATGGACGGCCTCACCGCCCTTCGACAGATCATGAAAGACTGCCCAACAGCGGTGATCATGGTCAGTAGCGTGACGTCTCAGGGCGCGAGTGCGACAATCTCCGCCCTGGAAGCCGGTGCACTTGACTTCGTGACGAAGCCGGAAGGTAGTACCAGCATTAAGGTCATCTCTTGTAAGGCGGAACTTCTTCAGAAAATCCGGGCGAGCAAGGGAGCCAAGCTGGGCGCGGGCCCATCCCTGAAACTTGTCAAGAGTGCGGCTCCTGTAATCCGAACGACGACGGACAAAGTTGTGGTCATCGCGAGTTCTACCGGCGGACCAAAGGCACTCACCGCTCTTTGGCATACTCTGCCGAAAGGTTTTCCTGCACCAATTCTGATTGTCCAGCACATGCCTCAAGGCTTCACCGAATCCTTCGCAAAGCGGTTGGACAGCATCGGAACAGTTCCATGTAAGGAAGCCAAAGCGGGCGACCACATCGTGCCAGGATTGGCGTTGCTCGCACCAGGCGGTTGGCACATGACAGTAGGGAAAAATGGTCACATCGAACTGAACGATAAGCCGATTCTCCATGGTACTCGACCCGCCGCAGACTATCTGTTTGATAGCGCTTTGCAACACTTTGGTGGAAAGAGGCTCGTGGGCGCGGTTTTGACCGGAATGGGCAAGGACGGCGCAGCTGGTGCGGCTGGAATTGTCGCTGCCGGTGGCAAGGTCTTCGGCGAGAACGAAGCCTCTTGCACGATTTATGGAATGCCGAAAGCGGCACTCCAAGCGGGTGGAATCACCCGCGAAATGCCAATCGAAGAGATCGGCAAAGCACTCACCGAGGCGCTGGAGGGCCGAATCGCAAATGCTTCCTAA
- a CDS encoding bifunctional 5,10-methylenetetrahydrofolate dehydrogenase/5,10-methenyltetrahydrofolate cyclohydrolase: protein MASTILDGRLVSNLLREEVRQRVSALREKGIVPRLEAIVASQDPSSLAYVKMKRAWAEKAGMVSGQWFASETTTQSELIDHIQKLNADPTVHGVLLQHPLPKHLDENAALIELGSRKDADGISPESLGKLVAGMEGFRCATPFGIIKLLEHYNIPVEGKQAIVIGRSVILGKPMALMLLEKNATVTIAHSKTKDLSELCREADIVVAAVGRPELVRGSWIKPGAVVIDAGYNKVEGRDSDVGDVHFEECAAVASAITPVPGGVGPMTVATLLSNTVDAAEALLR, encoded by the coding sequence ATGGCTTCAACTATTTTGGATGGTCGTCTGGTCAGCAATCTCCTTCGCGAAGAAGTAAGACAGCGCGTGAGTGCGCTCCGGGAAAAGGGAATTGTGCCGCGACTGGAAGCGATCGTCGCCTCGCAGGACCCATCCAGTCTGGCGTACGTCAAGATGAAGCGCGCCTGGGCCGAGAAGGCGGGAATGGTCAGCGGTCAATGGTTTGCGAGCGAAACGACAACTCAATCTGAGTTGATCGATCACATCCAAAAGCTGAATGCAGATCCAACAGTGCATGGAGTCTTGTTGCAGCACCCACTTCCGAAGCACTTGGATGAAAATGCCGCGTTGATCGAATTGGGCTCTCGGAAGGATGCTGACGGTATTTCGCCAGAATCCCTAGGGAAGCTAGTTGCAGGGATGGAAGGTTTCCGTTGCGCAACGCCGTTCGGAATCATCAAACTTCTGGAGCATTACAACATTCCGGTCGAAGGCAAGCAAGCGATCGTCATCGGTCGAAGCGTGATTTTGGGCAAACCAATGGCACTGATGCTTTTGGAAAAGAATGCGACCGTGACCATCGCGCACAGCAAAACAAAGGATCTTTCAGAGTTGTGCCGTGAGGCTGATATCGTTGTTGCTGCCGTCGGGCGGCCAGAACTCGTACGTGGGAGTTGGATCAAGCCTGGAGCGGTCGTCATTGATGCCGGCTACAACAAAGTCGAAGGTCGAGATTCCGACGTCGGAGATGTCCATTTTGAAGAGTGCGCGGCAGTTGCGTCTGCGATCACTCCAGTGCCCGGTGGGGTGGGGCCAATGACCGTTGCAACGCTCCTTTCAAACACCGTTGACGCTGCTGAAGCGCTCTTAAGATAG
- a CDS encoding protein-glutamate O-methyltransferase CheR — protein sequence MLPKQSEWDAFYAQMKARTGLDLYDYKPAQLQRRIIGMMELKGAKTLAEFWTALTATPDGITWFQDKLAINVSELFRNPEKWDQLEKIVIPELLSNSSKLKCWSAGCSYGAEAHSLAALFEEKFKGMHTIAGTDIDKAALSQAQAGRFNEADMRGVPKQYQKYFVKDGADWVALPQIKRFLSFKYKNLLEDNFESGFDLILCRNVVIYFTEDAKDKLYERFFKALKPGGILFVGSTERISTAQKIGFEQPVPFFYKKPKTGETKWRNAS from the coding sequence ATGCTTCCTAAGCAATCTGAATGGGACGCGTTTTACGCGCAGATGAAGGCTCGGACTGGCCTCGACTTGTATGATTACAAGCCTGCCCAGCTTCAACGACGCATCATCGGGATGATGGAACTCAAGGGCGCAAAAACCCTAGCTGAGTTTTGGACCGCGCTGACCGCAACTCCAGATGGGATCACTTGGTTCCAAGACAAGTTGGCGATCAACGTCAGCGAGCTGTTTCGGAATCCAGAGAAGTGGGACCAACTTGAAAAGATCGTCATTCCAGAACTGTTGTCCAACAGCTCAAAGCTAAAGTGCTGGAGCGCTGGCTGTAGCTACGGAGCGGAAGCGCACTCCTTGGCGGCTTTGTTTGAAGAGAAGTTCAAGGGAATGCACACCATCGCTGGCACAGATATCGACAAGGCGGCCCTTTCACAGGCGCAAGCAGGCCGATTCAATGAGGCCGACATGCGCGGCGTGCCCAAGCAGTATCAAAAGTACTTCGTGAAAGATGGTGCCGATTGGGTGGCTCTGCCTCAGATCAAGCGATTCTTGTCATTTAAGTACAAGAATCTCCTTGAAGATAATTTCGAATCCGGATTTGATTTAATTTTGTGCAGAAACGTTGTGATTTATTTCACCGAAGATGCCAAAGATAAATTGTACGAGAGGTTTTTCAAGGCATTGAAGCCGGGTGGAATCCTGTTCGTCGGCAGCACCGAACGAATCAGCACCGCCCAGAAGATTGGCTTTGAACAACCAGTTCCGTTCTTCTATAAGAAACCAAAGACAGGGGAAACAAAATGGCGAAACGCATCTTAA
- a CDS encoding chemotaxis protein CheC yields the protein MPRMFWGNGMEQQEQFNFSGLQLSAVKEMSNIGLGHAATALSDMTGRSFNMSVPNIESVPVAQLSELMGGPESTALAVYMPFEGDVFGYIAFLFPWQSAANLWEMLLGTAPDDPSLVGDMEASAMLEVGNIINSNFLNAISDMTDLKMHATPPAFAVEMTQAILSAIVSEAEEHDAVALAVETQIFDESSSTSGYFLCIPSTEGLQLMFSKLGISEAA from the coding sequence TTGCCGCGCATGTTTTGGGGGAACGGGATGGAGCAACAGGAACAGTTTAATTTCTCTGGATTGCAGCTATCGGCTGTCAAAGAGATGTCCAACATTGGACTCGGTCACGCCGCAACAGCGCTTTCAGATATGACCGGAAGGTCCTTCAACATGTCGGTGCCAAACATCGAGTCGGTGCCCGTCGCACAACTCAGCGAGCTGATGGGCGGTCCAGAATCGACGGCGTTGGCAGTGTATATGCCGTTCGAGGGAGATGTTTTTGGCTACATTGCCTTCCTCTTCCCTTGGCAATCGGCAGCCAATCTTTGGGAGATGTTGCTCGGTACTGCGCCCGATGATCCCAGCTTGGTCGGTGATATGGAAGCCTCAGCCATGCTCGAGGTGGGAAATATCATCAATTCGAATTTCTTGAACGCGATCAGCGACATGACTGATCTCAAAATGCACGCGACGCCGCCGGCGTTCGCGGTGGAGATGACTCAAGCCATTTTGTCAGCAATCGTCAGCGAGGCCGAAGAGCACGATGCCGTCGCACTCGCGGTCGAAACCCAGATTTTTGATGAATCTAGTTCGACCTCGGGATACTTCCTCTGTATTCCGAGTACCGAAGGCTTGCAACTCATGTTTTCGAAACTCGGAATTTCGGAGGCTGCTTGA